The Sphingomonas carotinifaciens region TGCAGCGCGATCGTATCCATCAGCGAGCGGAGGCGCAGCACCACGTCGCACCAGCTCTCCCCGCCGGGCGGCCGGTGGTAGAATTTGCCGAGCAACCGGCGAAACTCCGCCTGATCGGGATAAACGGCGGCGACGCCGCTGGTGGTCAGCCCGTCGAGGATGCCGAACTCCTTTTCGCGCAACCGCTCGTCGACGCAGATCGGCGCACCCTCGTCGGTGCCGCCATGATCGCGGAACAATTGCGCGGTATGGCAGGCGCGGACATAGGGCGAGGCAAGGATGATGTCCGGCCGGTCGTCGGGATCGGCCTGCGCGAACCTTGTGCCGAGCGCCGCCGCCTGTTCCTCCCCGCGCGGCGACAGCATGATATCCACGTCCCGCGCCGCCAACTCGATGCGGTCGGCACCGCTGGCCTGCGCGGCATCGCGCGCGACATTGCCGGCGCTCTCACCGTGCCGGACGATCCACAGCCGGCGGGGCCAATGCAGTGCATTCCGTGGTTCCAAGTCCTTCAACATCCACGCGTCTCCCTAAGGATGGGACAAGCGCGCGACGGACGCCGGCGTTCCTTCGCGGTTCGCGCCCAGCGCCTGCATCAGCGTGTCGCTGTACCAGCGATGCGTGGGGTTCACCCGGTCGACACCCGCGGCGGCGGGCGCGATGCCGAGCGCTGCGGCCGGGGTAAAGGTCAGCTCGCCGAAATAGATGCCGTCGGCGCCGTCATACAGGTCGACCCGCACGAAATCGAAGGGCGCGGACAAGGCCCGCGCGGCATCGATCATCGCGGCGATCCGCTCCGGCGCGGCCAGCCGGAAACCGGCGGGTGCGACCAGCCCGTCCGCGTCATCCAGGGGGGCAAAGTCGGGCAGGCGCAACAACCGGCTCCACGCCGCGCCGAAGGTGCGACCAGCCCGTCCGCGTCATCCAGGGGGGCAAAGTCGGGCAGGCGCAACAACCGGCTCCACGCCGCGCCGAAGCGGCCATGATCGACCTGGGCGAGCAGCGGCTCGCCGTGGACGCAGTGGAACTTGTAGTCGTCGGGCGGGCCGCTCGCCCTCGCCGGCACCATCGCCTCGACGATGATCGTCTTGGGCAGGCGCCAATATTGCATCTCGCGCAGGATCGTCGCGTAGTCGCGCCGGGCAAGGTCGTGAAGCGCGCGCACCTCGCGTTCGGAGGGAGCATGGCGCAAGAATGTCGCCGCACCGCTGGCATGTCCGGGCTTGGCGATCGCGTCGCGGCCGACAAAGGGCTGCAACCGCGCCCATAGATGTTCGGGCGACGGCAGTTCGGCGACGGGGATCACCGCCAGCGTTTCGGCCGTGCGCAAGGCCGGGGCCAGCCGCTGCGCCTCGATCTTGGCGCGATCCTTGGCAACGAAGCGGCGGTGCAGCGCCGACCAGTCGGGTTCGATCATCCGTGCGAAGATCACGTCGTTGATCGTCGCGGCGGCATCGCCGGGAGACAGCGGCCACCGACCGAACCGGCGGGCGAAATGCGGGCCGGCGATCAGATGGTTGAACGCGCGCGTCATCGGCGCGTCCCGTCGGAATCGTTCCCATGCCGGCCCCGAAAGATCGTCGTCGGTGGCGGGAAACGGAAGCTGGCGCAATGCGGGGTCCTTCGGCGGGGGATGCCACAACGCCTTGTGCCCCCGGTCGTCTCCCGATGCCTCAGCGCTCCGCGAGCATGACGAGGGCGACGCCCTGGCGCGGCAAATCGAAGGTGGCGACCGCCGCGCCGTTCGCCCCGGCTTTCAGCACGACTGGTTGCGGCTGCATCACCGATGCCGCCTCCAGCGCGGCATATTGCGTCGCATCGGGATTCAGCGGTGCGCCCATCCTCTTCCACGCGGCAAAGGCGTTGCCATGGGCGTCGTCCACCCGCAGGATCGTCGCCGTCCCGCCCTGCCGCCCGCGCACCGTCAGTCGGATCGCGGCCGGCGGTCCGGCGACATCGTCGTCATGATAATGCCATACCAGCACCGCGGTGCGCCCGTCCGCCAGCCGCGTCGCGATGGTCCCGATATCGGCCGCCCCGCGCACGCCCTCTGCGACGATCCGGTCGAGCGGCACCTGTGCATCGCTCACCGCATGCAGCCGCTCCGGCCCGAGCTGCGCGAACAGGCGGAAGACGTTCAGCACCGGCAGCGCGACGCCGTTGGAGGCGAGCTGGCGATAGCCGGCGAACCAGGGCTGATCCTCGAACTCGAACGACCAGGACAATACGCCGTCCAGGTTCACCTGCCGCCGTACCGCCAGTTCCCAGATGCGCGCGAAGCTGGCCGCGGTGTAGCTGGAATACATGGTACCGTTGCGATAGGCGTTTTCTGGCCCCGGACAGGCGGCGCACCCCTCGGGATCGCTTTCGCCGATCACCACTGGTTTCGCGGCGAGCGCCGGGATCGCGGTGACTTTCACGAACCCGCGGTCGACCTCCTTCAGATGGGTGGAAATGCCCATGCGGACATGGCCGTTGACGAAGCTGGGCTGCCCCTTGGCGTGAAAGGCCAGGAAATCGGTCGGCGTGCCGATCCGGCCGGTGGCGTAATTGGTGCCCGACGTCATATGGCGCAGGAAATCGTCCATGAACTGGCCGCCCGCCCCCGCCGAGTCAGGCCCACCGACCCGCGCCGTCGGCAAGGCGCGCCGCACCCCGTCCACCGCATAATCGTGCAGCTTGTAGAAATCCTCGCGCGGCGCCTGCCAGTAATAGCCGTTCGCCTCGTTCCATACCTCGAAATACCAGCGCTCCACCTCGGCCCGGCCGTAGCGCGCGACATTGTGGCGGGTCCATTCATAGACCAGCGTGCGCCACTTGTCGTAACTCTTGGGCGGATAGGCCCAGCCCGAGATGATGTTTTTGTAATCGAAGCCGGGGCGCCAGCCATGCTGATAGGGGGTGCCCGGCGGTGCCGATGACATCGCCTCCGGCATGAAGCCGATCTGGAGATAGGGGCGCACCCCACGCGCCAGATAGGTGTCGATGATCCGGTCGACATGGGTCCAGTCATATACCGGCTTGCCATCCCTGGTCTCGGTATAGACGTTGGTGCTGCCCCATTTGAACGATGCGGTGCCGTCGCCGGTGTTGAGCAGGTTGTGCGCGCGGAAGAACACGTCGCCGGTGCGCAGCTTGCCCAGCTCCACCAGCAGCTTGCGGCCATCCTTCATGGTCGCGTAATTCGGCTCGTCCGCTCCGAAGAAGCGCCACACCGGGGGCAAGGTGCCCTCCACCCGGTCGGCGTCCACCGTAATCGCCACCGGGCGAGGCCGGGCAGCGCTCTGTGCCGATGCCGGTGCCGGTGGCGCCAGCGACAGGCAGGCGGCCGCAAAAGCCGCCGCGCAACGGATCATCGACATGGACGCCCCTCCCTCTGCCCGGCACCTTTGATGCCGATTTCTGCCATCTATGACCCAAGCGACCGGGCGGTACAATCGCGGGGGCGGCGGAAAACGATGCAAAAGGAGAGAAGTAATTTCGATATAGCAAAGGCTTAATTTGTATGATATTGTGGTTTAACATATCACATAATGGGACAGCGCAAAGCGGTTCCGATCAGGGAGAGGAATGCGATGAAGCAGTTCCAGACGCGCGACTGGGTTCGCGTCACCATGTCGCTGGGAGTTTCGACCTGGGCACTGACCGCCGCTGCGGCCGTCGCGCAGGTCGCCAACCCCGTGCCGACCCCGGCCGGCAACGATACCGAACGGCCGGAGGAAGTGTCCGAACCCGACATCGTCGTCACCGGTTTCCGCGCCGCCCTGAACAGCGCGCTGAACCAGAAGCGGCGCGAAACCGCCGCGGTCGACAGCATCGTCGCCGACGACATCGGCAAGTTCCCCGATTCAAACCTCGCCGAATCGATGCAGCGTATTCCGGGTGTCGCCCTTGCCCGCGGCGATGGCGGCGAAGGGCGCAACATCTCGGTCCGTGGCCTCGGCGCCGCCTTCACCCGCGTGCGCATCAACGGCATGGAGGGTACCGCACAGACCGGATCGTCCGACATCTACGGCGCCGGCAACAACGGCCGCAGCTTCGACTTCAACGTGTTTCCGACCGAAATCTTCTCGGCCCTGTCGGTGCGCAAAACGCCGTCCGCCGATGTGGAAGACGGCTCGCTGGGTGCCACCGTTGATCTGAACGCGCCCAAGCCGCTCGACAACAACGAGGATTTCGTGCTGACCGCCACGGCGCGCGGCATCTACAACGAATTGTCGAAAAAGGTCGATCCGCGCGCCTCGCTGCTCGTGTCCAAGAGCTTTGCCGATGGCACCTTCGGCGTCCTGGCCTCGGGCGCTTATCAGAAGCGGCATCTGCGCGAGGTCGGCTATTCCGCCGTCGACATCCTGTCGGCCAATACCAATGGCGGCTTCTGTTCGCCGGTCGGCTTCGCCCCCGTCAACCCGGCGGTCGGCAACAAGGGGGCGACCGCCACCCTGTGCAGCACCGGCAATCCCCGCACCAGCACGGTTGCCGCCTATCAGACGATCCAGAACCTGCGCCGCGCCGACCTGCCCAATACACCGGGCAGCGGCGCCTTCCTGCCGCGTCTGCCCCGCTATCTGAACTCGGAACAGGATCAGGAACGCATCGGCGGCACCGTCACCTTCCAGTTCAAGCCCGACGATGCCACCGACATCTCGCTCGACCTGCTCTATTCGCGGTTCGAGGTCACGCGGCGCGACAACTATATCGCCGGCATCTCGTTCGGCCGCTCGATCGCCAATAACGGCCAGCCGATGGTCTCGGTCCGCGACATCGCGTTCGACGGCAACGGCTCGCTGGTCAACGCCACGTTCGACGGCGTCGACGTCCGCTCCGAAGGGCTGGTCGACAATTTCGTGTCGACCTTCAAGCAGGCGAACCTCAACTTCAAGCGCAGCCTGACCGATACGCTGGAGGTCAGCGGACTGGTCGGCCTCAACCAGTCGATCTGGGACGGGCGCAAGCGGCTCCAGACCTTCATGGACGTGATCGACAGCGACAATTTCACGCTGAATGCGCGCAACGGGTCGACGCCGGCGATCGGCTTCGGCTTCGACGTCGCCGATCCCAACAACTATTCCTATGCGCCGTCGCTGGCCGACGGCACCGTGCTGGGCGGCTTCAGCTATCAGGGCAAGCCGTCGAAGAACGACACCAAGAACCTGACCGGCGAAGTGAACGTCGCCTGGAAGGCGGGCGACGACCTGACGATCAAGGCGGGCGGCCAGTACCGCGAAAGCGATTTCCTTTCCACCTTCCTGCGTCCGTTCAACGCCGACACGGTGGTGCGCGCGCTGCCCGCGGGCACCACCCTTGCCAGCATCACCCGCCAGGTCACCGGCGTCGGCGGCCTGTGGGGCAATGGCGCGCCGGACAGTTGGGCGGCGATCGATCCCGACAAATGGGCGCAGACCTTCGGCTTCGACGCGGTGCGCTATTGCGGGGTCGAATGCGGCGGCGGGCGCTCACGCGTGCGCGAGGAGATCAAGAGCGCCTATATCATGGGCACCTTCGACCTGGGCGACCGCTACGGCGTCGGCCTTCGCGGCGATGTCGGCGTGCGCTACGTCAAGACCGACATGCGCGCCTCGGGCATCATCGCGGTGGCCCCGCCCGCGGGTGTGACCTCGCCGACCAATCTGGTCGGCCAATATGCGGTCGCCTACAACGCCTATGACGACTGGCTGCCCTCGGTGAACTTCGTGGTGGAGCCGGTGCAGAACCTGCTGGTCCGCCTGTCCGCCGCCAAGGTGCTGGCACGGCCCGAACTGGGGCTGCTGACCCCGACCAGCGGCGTCAACCCGATCACCCGCGTCGGCAACATCAACAACCCGTTCCTGGACCCCATTCGCGCCGACACGTTCGATGCGGCGGTGGAATGGTATTTCCGTCCCGGATCGCTGCTGTCCGTCGCTTATTTCCGCAAGAACATCAAAAGCTTCATCCAGAACGTCAACAGCCAGATCCCGTTCAACCAGCTTGGGCTGCCCAACGCCCTGCTGGAAAATTCGAACACCGCGCCCGACGAGCTCTTCACCGTGTCGCAGCCGTTCAACACGCCCGGCGGCCCGCTGGAGGGCGTGGAGCTGAACGCGCAGGTGCCGCTTACCTTCCTGCCCGGCTTCCTGCGCAATTTCGGCTTCCTGGCCAACTATACCCGGGTCACCTCCACGATCCGCTACATCCTCGCCAGCGTGAACGGCGTACCTACCGTCACCACCACCGCGGACCTGGTCGGCCTGTCCAAGAACACCGCCTCCGGCACCCTCTATTATGAGGACGACCGCTTCAGCATCCGCAGCACCGCCAACTACCGCGACCGCTTCATCCGCGGCATCCCCGCCTCGCCGGGCAGCGATCTTCAGGGCAACGCCCCGACCCTCTACGTCGACGCCTCCGCCTCCTACAACCTCACCGACCGCATCAAGCTGATCGTCGAGGCCCAGAACCTCACCGACGAACAGAACCGCCTTTATACCGACAGCGTGCGCCAGGACACGTTGTTCGAGACGCGGATCGGCCGCACCGTGACGGTCGGCGTCACCTTCCGCCTGTGACGCGGCAGGCGCCTGCTGCCCGGCCGACGCGACGCGCGACGCTGGGCCTGCTCGCGGCGGGCATGGCGCTGCCGGCGCGATTGCCCGCCGCCGCGCCCGCCACCGCACCCGCCGGTGGCGCCCGGCCCGGCGCCTATATGCTGGGCGCCGACATATCCTGGGTGCCGGAGGACGAGGCGGCGGGCGCACGCTATTTTGACGGCCCCGCGTCGCGCGACCCGATCGCGATCCTGCGCGATGCCGGGTTCAACTATATCCGGCTGCGCATCTTCGTCGATCCGGCGCGAGGCTATTCCGCGGCGGCGCCGGACCGGGCCTGGGGTGGCCTCCGCCAGACGGTGACGCTCGGCGCGCGCGTCAAGGCCGCGGGCATGGGGCTGGCGCTCAGCTTCCATTATTCGGACAGCTGGGCGGACCCGGAGCATCAGCGTCCACCCGCTGCCTGGGCGCAGTTCGGTCCCGCCGCGCTGGCCCGTGCGGTGGAGGCGCATACGCGCGACACGCTGCGGGCGATGCGTGCAGGTGGCGCGCCCGTCGACATGGTCGTGATCGGGAACGAGATCACCTTTGGCATGCTCTGGCCGCAAGGCCGCGTCCGGCTGGCGGCGACCACGGGCAATCCCGTCACCGATGCCAATCACCGCGACGTCGGCGCGATCGGCGGTTTCGACGGGCTGGCCCAGTTCCTGCGCGCCGGGATCGCCGGCGCACGCGCGGCCGAGCCGGGGGCGTTCATCCAGCTGCACAACCACCTCGGTCGCCGCTGGCCGGTGGTGCGCGAATGGACCGATGCGCTGGTCGCACGCGGGGTGGACTTCGACGTCATCGGCTTCTCCTGCTACCAGCAACTGGCGCAGGGCGACTGGCAGCGCACCTTTGACGCGTTTCTGGACCGCTATCCCGACAAGGGGCTGCTCGTCGCGGAATATTCCAGCCGCAAACGCTACCTGAACGATCTCGTCCATGCGCTGCCCGGCAATCGGGGCTGGGGCACCTTCATCTGGGAGCCGATCCGCCATCAGGAGGCGGTGTTCGACCGCAACGGGCGCAACGCAGGCGGCGGGCCGAAGCCCGATCTGCTGGCACAGGGGCTGAACGGTGCGGAGGCGCCGGGCGGCCTGATCGCCACCGCACCGCCAGCCCCCGTCCCGCCGCACCCCATGATGGGCGTGGGCGGCGATTATCATGCCAACGCACTGCTCGACACCTATCGGCGGATCGCGCACGATTATGGCCTTCGCTAGGCGGGTCCTGGCGATCGCGGCGCTGGCGGTGCTGCTGATCGCCGGCCCCACATCCGCGCAGACGCTGGTTCG contains the following coding sequences:
- a CDS encoding histidine phosphatase family protein is translated as MLKDLEPRNALHWPRRLWIVRHGESAGNVARDAAQASGADRIELAARDVDIMLSPRGEEQAAALGTRFAQADPDDRPDIILASPYVRACHTAQLFRDHGGTDEGAPICVDERLREKEFGILDGLTTSGVAAVYPDQAEFRRLLGKFYHRPPGGESWCDVVLRLRSLMDTIALHHAGRRVMIVAHQVVVLCLRYVIENMSEEEILAIDRQGDVANCSVTEYRADPGGGLTLVRYNDVVSDDAVPVTAEPERTAGVRG
- a CDS encoding ATP-grasp fold amidoligase family protein; amino-acid sequence: MIDAARALSAPFDFVRVDLYDGADGIYFGELTFTPAAALGIAPAAAGVDRVNPTHRWYSDTLMQALGANREGTPASVARLSHP
- a CDS encoding ATP-grasp fold amidoligase family protein, translated to MRQLPFPATDDDLSGPAWERFRRDAPMTRAFNHLIAGPHFARRFGRWPLSPGDAAATINDVIFARMIEPDWSALHRRFVAKDRAKIEAQRLAPALRTAETLAVIPVAELPSPEHLWARLQPFVGRDAIAKPGHASGAATFLRHAPSEREVRALHDLARRDYATILREMQYWRLPKTIIVEAMVPARASGPPDDYKFHCVHGEPLLAQVDHGRFGAAWSRLLRLPDFAPLDDADGLVAPSARRGAGCCACPTLPPWMTRTGWSHPPVSGWPRRSGSPR
- a CDS encoding GH39 family glycosyl hydrolase codes for the protein MSMIRCAAAFAAACLSLAPPAPASAQSAARPRPVAITVDADRVEGTLPPVWRFFGADEPNYATMKDGRKLLVELGKLRTGDVFFRAHNLLNTGDGTASFKWGSTNVYTETRDGKPVYDWTHVDRIIDTYLARGVRPYLQIGFMPEAMSSAPPGTPYQHGWRPGFDYKNIISGWAYPPKSYDKWRTLVYEWTRHNVARYGRAEVERWYFEVWNEANGYYWQAPREDFYKLHDYAVDGVRRALPTARVGGPDSAGAGGQFMDDFLRHMTSGTNYATGRIGTPTDFLAFHAKGQPSFVNGHVRMGISTHLKEVDRGFVKVTAIPALAAKPVVIGESDPEGCAACPGPENAYRNGTMYSSYTAASFARIWELAVRRQVNLDGVLSWSFEFEDQPWFAGYRQLASNGVALPVLNVFRLFAQLGPERLHAVSDAQVPLDRIVAEGVRGAADIGTIATRLADGRTAVLVWHYHDDDVAGPPAAIRLTVRGRQGGTATILRVDDAHGNAFAAWKRMGAPLNPDATQYAALEAASVMQPQPVVLKAGANGAAVATFDLPRQGVALVMLAER
- a CDS encoding TonB-dependent receptor — translated: MKQFQTRDWVRVTMSLGVSTWALTAAAAVAQVANPVPTPAGNDTERPEEVSEPDIVVTGFRAALNSALNQKRRETAAVDSIVADDIGKFPDSNLAESMQRIPGVALARGDGGEGRNISVRGLGAAFTRVRINGMEGTAQTGSSDIYGAGNNGRSFDFNVFPTEIFSALSVRKTPSADVEDGSLGATVDLNAPKPLDNNEDFVLTATARGIYNELSKKVDPRASLLVSKSFADGTFGVLASGAYQKRHLREVGYSAVDILSANTNGGFCSPVGFAPVNPAVGNKGATATLCSTGNPRTSTVAAYQTIQNLRRADLPNTPGSGAFLPRLPRYLNSEQDQERIGGTVTFQFKPDDATDISLDLLYSRFEVTRRDNYIAGISFGRSIANNGQPMVSVRDIAFDGNGSLVNATFDGVDVRSEGLVDNFVSTFKQANLNFKRSLTDTLEVSGLVGLNQSIWDGRKRLQTFMDVIDSDNFTLNARNGSTPAIGFGFDVADPNNYSYAPSLADGTVLGGFSYQGKPSKNDTKNLTGEVNVAWKAGDDLTIKAGGQYRESDFLSTFLRPFNADTVVRALPAGTTLASITRQVTGVGGLWGNGAPDSWAAIDPDKWAQTFGFDAVRYCGVECGGGRSRVREEIKSAYIMGTFDLGDRYGVGLRGDVGVRYVKTDMRASGIIAVAPPAGVTSPTNLVGQYAVAYNAYDDWLPSVNFVVEPVQNLLVRLSAAKVLARPELGLLTPTSGVNPITRVGNINNPFLDPIRADTFDAAVEWYFRPGSLLSVAYFRKNIKSFIQNVNSQIPFNQLGLPNALLENSNTAPDELFTVSQPFNTPGGPLEGVELNAQVPLTFLPGFLRNFGFLANYTRVTSTIRYILASVNGVPTVTTTADLVGLSKNTASGTLYYEDDRFSIRSTANYRDRFIRGIPASPGSDLQGNAPTLYVDASASYNLTDRIKLIVEAQNLTDEQNRLYTDSVRQDTLFETRIGRTVTVGVTFRL
- a CDS encoding glycosyl hydrolase 53 family protein — its product is MTRQAPAARPTRRATLGLLAAGMALPARLPAAAPATAPAGGARPGAYMLGADISWVPEDEAAGARYFDGPASRDPIAILRDAGFNYIRLRIFVDPARGYSAAAPDRAWGGLRQTVTLGARVKAAGMGLALSFHYSDSWADPEHQRPPAAWAQFGPAALARAVEAHTRDTLRAMRAGGAPVDMVVIGNEITFGMLWPQGRVRLAATTGNPVTDANHRDVGAIGGFDGLAQFLRAGIAGARAAEPGAFIQLHNHLGRRWPVVREWTDALVARGVDFDVIGFSCYQQLAQGDWQRTFDAFLDRYPDKGLLVAEYSSRKRYLNDLVHALPGNRGWGTFIWEPIRHQEAVFDRNGRNAGGGPKPDLLAQGLNGAEAPGGLIATAPPAPVPPHPMMGVGGDYHANALLDTYRRIAHDYGLR